A single region of the Vicia villosa cultivar HV-30 ecotype Madison, WI linkage group LG4, Vvil1.0, whole genome shotgun sequence genome encodes:
- the LOC131597433 gene encoding uncharacterized protein LOC131597433, whose amino-acid sequence MEVQSSAAKRHYDITMSRRTRKQNEKPISKDVSTTKDVVSLKTTLHEAKEGNNNNNHHKSLKQLIGGEEKETTMKCSSSDEGDNSKGRNSLGEHFSEEEKQLQLVRMQQKDNLQGLKFKKLVRRYAKVLGHLIKAKRDPHLGDAGKKPVFKLSG is encoded by the coding sequence ATGGAGGTTCAATCCTCGGCGGCGAAACGCCACTACGACATAACCATGTCAAGAAGAACAAGAAAGCAAAATGAGAAACCAATCTCAAAGGATGTTTCAACAACAAAAGATGTCGTGTCTCTCAAAACCACCCTTCACGAGGCGAAAgaaggtaataataataataatcatcacaagagtttgaagcaaTTGATTggtggagaagagaaagagacaaCAATGAAGTGTAGTAGTAGTGATGAAGGAGATAATAGCAAAGGAAGAAACTCACTTGGAGAACATTTTTCTGAGGAAGAGAAACAACTTCAACTTGTTAGGATGCAACAAAAGGACAATCTTCAAGGTTTGAAGTTTAAGAAATTGGTTCGTCGTTATGCTAAAGTTTTGGGGCATTTAATTAAGGCTAAACGTGATCCTCATTTAGGTGATGCTGGAAAAAAACCTGTTTTCAAGTTATCAGGTTAA